From Lewinellaceae bacterium:
AGCCGTTTTGGTAGCCATTGCCGTAGGTTACCGAACTTTGGTGCTCCATGCCCAGGTAGGGCACTTCCACCAGTTTGAAGCCGTCTTCGTAAAATGGATAGGGCCCGAACCAGTGCTCAAAGGCGGCCAGCATGCGGGGCACGTCCTGAAACTGCATTTTAGCTTTATCCAGGTTGTAAGGCAGCACGTAGTAGTCGCAGTCCAATGCTCCCTTTTCGCCCTTGTATGTTTCGGAAAAATGTGCGTAATCGGCGATGTTGGCGTTCACGCCGTAGTTATTGATGGGGTTGCTGACGAACCAGTGGAAGGTTTTGGTTCCGTCGCCATTTTCATCCACTTTGCGCAGGCGGCCGTTGGAGACGTCCATCAGGCCTGCCGGCACGCGCACGCTGATGAGCATGCTGTCGGGCTCGTCGTACGCATGGTCTTTGCAGGGCCACCAAAGGCTGGCGCCGTCCCCCTGGCAGGAGGTGGCGACAAAGGGCTTGCCGTTGCCGTCGGTTTGCCAGGTCAGGGCGGCGTCCCAGGGCGGGTTGCGGGCCACCTGGGGGCGGCCGCTGTAATGCACGGTCACCTCCTCCGTGGCTCCCGGTTTTTGAGGATGGGCCAGCTCAACAAACCAGGCGTTGCCATCCTGCTGGAAGGCTAAGTCCTTGCCATTTTGCACTACCTTTTCCATCTTCATGGGCGGCTGCAGGTCGATTTGCATCCGCTGGCCGGGTTCCAATACCCGATACTGGATAGTATTGGCGCCCTTTATGGAGCTGTCGGCTGGGTTAATGCTTATGTCCAGGTGGTAGTAGGCAAGGTCCCACCAGGCCCGCTCCGGGGTGATGGCGCCGCGCAGCGTGTCCTGTCGGGTGAAGGAGGGCTGGGCATTTAACGTGGTGGTTATTAATAAAATAGCCGACAGCAGGGTCAGTAGTTTTTTCATAGAATAGCATTACTGAACAGCAGTAATCGTTGCCAGAATAGAACGCTATTCCGGCAGGGAAATATCCCGTTGATACCAGATAACAATATCCGAAAAGGCGATACAGCCAGATGGCACAGAGAACGTGATGCCAATAGTTTTAGCCTAATGTCTTTTCGTTTTGATTTTCGTCCAGGGTGAAAGAGCCAGGCTCAAGGACCTGGAAATCAGCAACGCTTAATTCTGCCATTTTTTTGTCTTTAGTAGTGATTAAAAAATAAATTCGACATTTTGAGTCAATGAATTATGGTGAAGGCCAGCAGCCTCGTCAGGGCAGAGGCCTTCACCATAATTCATTGACGTCGAATTTATTTTTTAAATGTTGCATAATTTTGAAATGCAAATTAAAAATTTTTTTCAACTGGCACAGGCTAAAACCTGCCGCTGATGATTGTTTTTAGGCGCTAGGAAAGAGTAAAGTGTTCAATTATGGGGCAGTGATTTTTGTGCCAGGCAAGGCGCGAAGATCGAGGATAGCCTAAGCTACCTGAGTGATGAGCAACGCAGCATGGCGCAAAAAGGACAAGCCAGAATGGACAGTTTATTCTTTCCTAGCGCCTTAATAGAGTTGATGCGTTGGGGCGCTTTAGTGGGAAAAAAGATTAATTTTTGTCCTGATTGAGGCTCGAAAGTAGGAAGATAGTAGCGCTACCTGACTGCTTTTGGAACGAAGAGCAGGGCAAAAAGTAACTTTTTAACCGCTGAATGTTCCTAACGCATCAACTCTAATAAACGTCTAAAGCATGCAAGCTAATTTCTACCGCCCTTTCTGGCAACACGTTCTCCACCCTGGCTGGCGAGCCGGCCTTTTTTTGGTGCTCTTCTGGAGCATACCCCGCTTTTGGCTGGTGCTGTGGGCCAACCAGACAGGCAGTTACCAGTACGTTTCTCTCCTCTTCCTCAGCATGTGGATCGCGCCCTTTGTTCTGCTGAGCCGGGAAGGGCGAAAGGCCATAGGGATACGGCGGTCGCGAAATTACGGCTGGCTGTTCGCCGGCTTGATTGCCGGCATAGTGTACTGTGCGCTGATGTTCGGGCTTTCTCGCCAGGTTTACGGATTAACGGAAAGCAACTGGCTGTTCTACATCTCCGGCACCTATTCCAACCTGCCGGCGGAGATGGACGCGAATGCCCGGCTTGCGTTCTTCCTGATCTTCGCCGGCATCGGCATGACGTTCAGCCCCATTGGGGAGGAACTTTTTTACCGGGGCCTCATCCACGAAAATTTCAAATTCAGCTTCGGCCAAAGCACGGCGTCGCTGCTGGACAGCCTGGCTTTCTCTGTCGTTCACCTGGCGCATTTCGGGCTTGTCTATAGCGCCGGAAGCTGGAAGTTTCTTTTCGCCCCGGCGTTATTATGGGTGGCGGCCCTCTTCGGGCTTTGCCTGTTGTTTTCCTGGTTCCGGCAACGTTCAGGCTCTATCCTCGGAGCTATCCTGGCGCACGCCGGCTTCAATGTGGGGATGAATTATTTTATTTTTTATCATATTTTGTAAACTCATCCCCACCGGGCGTTTTGCCCTTAGGCCACCTGACAATGAAACCATGAACCCGTGAAGCCATCCCTTCAATCGCGGCCAATTCGCACTCACCCCCGCCTTCCGGCCTCGTCCAGCGCCCAGCGGTAGATGTCGTGGTACATCAAGGGGTGAGCCTTTTCTACAGGCATCCAGAGTAAGGTGTGGTCATCCTCCACTTTCAGGGAAAGATCTTGCTTGTAGGGAGAGATGAGAAAAAAATGCCCGATCTTGTTGACGTAGAGTTGGCTGCCGGCGTCGTAGAAATACTCGGCGGCCGTGCCCAGGTAGGCTTCGATGTTGGCCAGCAGGCCGGCTTCCTCCTGCACTTCGCGAAGCAGGGCTTCTTCCTTGGTTTCGCCCGGCTCGATGCCGCCGCCGGCCAGGAAGTAGTCGCCGTAGTCGTTGCGGATGACGCCCACCTCGTTCTTTTCGTTGAAAAAGACGGCGTAGCTGCCGGGGC
This genomic window contains:
- a CDS encoding M1 family metallopeptidase — its product is MKKLLTLLSAILLITTTLNAQPSFTRQDTLRGAITPERAWWDLAYYHLDISINPADSSIKGANTIQYRVLEPGQRMQIDLQPPMKMEKVVQNGKDLAFQQDGNAWFVELAHPQKPGATEEVTVHYSGRPQVARNPPWDAALTWQTDGNGKPFVATSCQGDGASLWWPCKDHAYDEPDSMLISVRVPAGLMDVSNGRLRKVDENGDGTKTFHWFVSNPINNYGVNANIADYAHFSETYKGEKGALDCDYYVLPYNLDKAKMQFQDVPRMLAAFEHWFGPYPFYEDGFKLVEVPYLGMEHQSSVTYGNGYQNGYRGADLSGSGWGLKFDFIIIHEAGHEWFANSITYQDIADMWVHEGFTAYSENLFLDYHYGKEASADYVIGTRANIRNDRPIIGYYDVNQSGSGDMYYKGANMLHTLRQIVNDDEKWRSILRGMNRDFYHQTVTSRQVEQYLSQHAGRDLSRFFDQYLRTATIPRLEYRFKGKRLSYRWANCVEGFDMPVKVLLNGKEQWLEPVAGQWKQQKARRGVNSFALDRNFYATESRIEKSE
- a CDS encoding CPBP family intramembrane metalloprotease, with the translated sequence MQANFYRPFWQHVLHPGWRAGLFLVLFWSIPRFWLVLWANQTGSYQYVSLLFLSMWIAPFVLLSREGRKAIGIRRSRNYGWLFAGLIAGIVYCALMFGLSRQVYGLTESNWLFYISGTYSNLPAEMDANARLAFFLIFAGIGMTFSPIGEELFYRGLIHENFKFSFGQSTASLLDSLAFSVVHLAHFGLVYSAGSWKFLFAPALLWVAALFGLCLLFSWFRQRSGSILGAILAHAGFNVGMNYFIFYHIL
- a CDS encoding NUDIX domain-containing protein, with protein sequence MPLSPSLQLGSIPPETPFYTRPGSYAVFFNEKNEVGVIRNDYGDYFLAGGGIEPGETKEEALLREVQEEAGLLANIEAYLGTAAEYFYDAGSQLYVNKIGHFFLISPYKQDLSLKVEDDHTLLWMPVEKAHPLMYHDIYRWALDEAGRRG